The following coding sequences lie in one Kribbella sp. NBC_00709 genomic window:
- a CDS encoding acyl-CoA dehydrogenase family protein — translation MTTDPIDFYGLELLLNDEERSLLHAVREFGDKQVAPIINEHWTRATFPFELVPALRDLGIVGTPYAGYGCPGRSFLLDGLISMELSTADPSIATFFGVHSGLSMGSIYLCGSEEQKQRWLPAMARLEKIGAFGLTEPDVGSGASRGLQTTARRDGDTWVLNGQKKWIGNATFADLIIIWARDVADGQVKGFVVEKDTPGFTISKLEDKMALRVVQNALITLDDVRVPETNRLAGANSFRDTAKVLLMTRAGVAWMSVGCARGAYRHALAYAQQREQFGKPIAAFQLVQDLLVRMLANTTASATLCARLSQLQDAGAAYDEHASLAKMFCTMRMRETVGYARELLGGNGILLEHNVGRYVADAEAIYSYEGTREMNTLIVGRSITGHSAFA, via the coding sequence ATGACCACCGACCCGATCGACTTCTACGGCCTCGAACTGCTGCTGAACGACGAGGAGCGCTCTCTGCTGCACGCGGTTCGCGAGTTCGGCGACAAGCAGGTCGCGCCGATCATCAACGAGCACTGGACCCGCGCGACGTTCCCGTTCGAGCTCGTCCCCGCCTTACGGGACCTGGGCATCGTCGGTACGCCGTACGCGGGCTACGGCTGCCCCGGCCGGAGCTTCCTGCTCGACGGCCTGATCTCGATGGAGCTGAGTACGGCGGACCCGTCGATCGCGACCTTCTTCGGTGTCCACAGCGGACTCTCGATGGGCTCGATCTACCTGTGCGGGTCCGAGGAACAGAAACAACGCTGGCTGCCGGCAATGGCACGGCTGGAGAAGATCGGTGCCTTCGGGCTGACCGAACCGGATGTCGGCTCCGGCGCCTCCCGCGGTCTGCAGACCACGGCCCGGCGTGACGGTGACACCTGGGTGCTGAACGGTCAGAAGAAGTGGATCGGCAACGCGACCTTCGCCGATCTCATCATCATCTGGGCCCGGGACGTGGCCGACGGACAGGTCAAAGGCTTCGTGGTCGAGAAGGACACCCCCGGGTTCACCATCTCCAAGCTCGAGGACAAGATGGCGTTGCGCGTGGTCCAGAACGCGCTGATCACGCTGGACGACGTCCGCGTCCCCGAAACGAACCGCCTGGCCGGCGCGAACTCGTTCCGCGACACGGCGAAGGTGCTGCTGATGACGCGGGCAGGCGTCGCCTGGATGTCGGTCGGCTGTGCCCGCGGCGCCTACCGGCACGCCCTCGCGTACGCCCAGCAGCGCGAGCAGTTCGGCAAGCCGATCGCGGCGTTCCAGCTGGTGCAGGATCTGCTCGTCCGGATGCTCGCCAACACCACCGCGTCCGCCACACTCTGCGCCCGGCTCTCCCAACTCCAGGACGCCGGCGCTGCCTACGACGAGCACGCGTCACTCGCGAAGATGTTCTGCACCATGCGCATGCGCGAGACCGTCGGGTACGCCCGTGAACTGCTCGGCGGCAACGGCATCCTGCTCGAACACAACGTCGGTCGGTACGTCGCCGACGCCGAGGCCATCTACTCCTACGAAGGCACCCGCGAGATGAACACGCTGATCGTCGGCCGCTCGATCACCGGCCACTCGGCCTTCGCGTGA
- a CDS encoding GNAT family N-acetyltransferase codes for MEDLRLRPATVADDEFLYDLHRRTLGAAIEATWGPWDDDEQRRYHHDWFTKTVGTVEIVLVGGQPAGMIQAALEDVATFYVSRIEIAPEVQDRGVGTTLLRRLADRAREAGASAVELHVLQLNRARDLYERLGFEVVAEEPPKVRMRLTL; via the coding sequence ATGGAAGACCTCCGGCTCCGACCGGCGACAGTCGCCGACGACGAGTTCCTGTACGACCTGCACCGCCGGACGCTGGGTGCGGCCATCGAGGCGACGTGGGGCCCCTGGGACGACGACGAACAACGGCGGTACCACCACGACTGGTTCACCAAGACCGTCGGGACCGTCGAGATCGTCCTGGTGGGTGGACAGCCGGCCGGCATGATCCAGGCGGCACTGGAAGACGTCGCCACGTTCTACGTGTCCAGGATCGAGATCGCGCCCGAAGTCCAGGACCGCGGCGTCGGTACGACGTTGCTGCGTCGACTTGCCGATCGTGCGAGGGAGGCCGGCGCGTCCGCTGTCGAGCTCCACGTGCTGCAACTCAATCGTGCCCGTGACCTCTACGAACGCCTCGGCTTCGAGGTGGTTGCGGAGGAACCGCCGAAAGTGCGGATGCGCCTCACCTTGTGA
- a CDS encoding multicopper oxidase family protein: MRELSRRQVLGIGGALGVVAAGGLSTAGALSRRPALTGAELRSAVPLPPAYQVPLPIPPVLAPVSTADGFDRYEVVQREVTAEILPGVRTGLWTYGGTFPGPTIESRRGRSITVAHRNELPVPTVVHLHGGRTPAAFDGYPTDLVLPAGWPEDHHMHDPQAMTTEVTREYTFPLDQRPTLLWYHDHRMDFTAPAIWRGLAGLHVVRDDAEESLGLPAGPRELPLMITDRAFAADGSFAYPALDPTLRKQPGVREPYVAGVLGDVILVNGAPWPVHEVDAARYRLRILNASNARHYDLEAVLDDGRRLDLVQIGADQGLLHTPVTHRNLPIAPAERYDVIVDFARVPVGSRVRVVNRLGSGRTRDVLAFHVVRKAADGSRIPGVLSSDLPQWQRSEAVRVRDFSFRAGQMGDGHGWLIGGKPFAPERTDVTTRLGDVEIWRLVADVHHPVHLHLVGFRVLSRGGRPPLPQDAGLKDTVSLRPGESAEIITRFDGYRGRYLFHCHNAEHEDMGMMANLEIT; the protein is encoded by the coding sequence ATGCGTGAGTTGAGCCGGCGCCAGGTGCTGGGCATCGGGGGAGCGCTCGGCGTGGTCGCAGCCGGCGGTTTGTCGACCGCGGGCGCGTTGTCGCGCCGCCCGGCGCTGACCGGGGCCGAGTTGCGCAGCGCCGTACCGTTGCCGCCGGCCTACCAGGTGCCGTTGCCGATTCCGCCTGTACTGGCGCCGGTCAGCACCGCGGACGGCTTCGATCGGTACGAGGTCGTCCAGCGGGAGGTGACGGCGGAGATCCTGCCCGGTGTGCGGACCGGGTTGTGGACGTACGGCGGGACGTTTCCGGGGCCGACGATCGAGTCGCGGCGGGGCCGCTCGATCACGGTTGCCCACCGCAACGAGTTGCCGGTGCCGACCGTCGTGCACCTGCACGGCGGCCGGACGCCCGCTGCGTTCGACGGGTATCCGACCGACCTCGTCCTTCCCGCGGGCTGGCCCGAGGATCACCACATGCACGATCCGCAGGCGATGACGACAGAGGTGACGCGGGAGTACACGTTCCCGCTCGACCAGCGGCCGACGTTGCTCTGGTACCACGATCACCGGATGGACTTCACCGCGCCGGCGATCTGGCGCGGACTCGCCGGCCTGCATGTCGTCCGCGACGACGCGGAGGAGTCGCTCGGACTCCCGGCCGGTCCGCGCGAGCTGCCGCTGATGATCACGGACCGCGCGTTCGCCGCCGACGGATCATTCGCGTACCCGGCGCTCGACCCGACGTTGCGCAAGCAGCCGGGCGTCCGCGAACCGTACGTCGCCGGCGTCCTCGGAGACGTGATCCTGGTGAACGGAGCCCCGTGGCCGGTGCACGAGGTCGACGCGGCGCGGTACCGGCTTCGCATCCTGAATGCGTCGAACGCCAGGCACTACGACCTCGAAGCTGTGCTCGACGACGGACGCCGCCTCGACCTCGTCCAGATCGGCGCCGACCAGGGCCTGCTCCACACCCCGGTCACCCATCGGAACCTGCCGATCGCACCGGCCGAGCGGTACGACGTGATCGTCGACTTCGCCCGTGTCCCGGTGGGGAGCCGGGTGCGGGTCGTGAATCGGCTGGGGTCCGGGCGGACACGGGACGTGCTGGCGTTCCACGTCGTACGGAAGGCGGCTGACGGCAGCCGGATTCCCGGCGTACTGTCGTCGGACCTGCCGCAGTGGCAGCGGTCCGAGGCTGTGCGGGTGCGGGACTTCTCGTTCCGGGCGGGGCAGATGGGCGACGGGCACGGCTGGCTGATCGGCGGCAAGCCGTTCGCCCCGGAGCGTACCGATGTCACCACGCGGCTCGGGGACGTGGAGATCTGGCGGCTGGTGGCCGACGTACACCATCCCGTCCACCTGCATCTGGTCGGTTTCCGGGTGCTGTCGCGGGGCGGCCGCCCGCCGCTGCCGCAGGACGCGGGTCTCAAGGACACCGTGTCGCTGCGGCCCGGCGAGTCGGCCGAGATCATCACCCGCTTCGACGGCTACCGCGGGCGGTACCTGTTCCACTGCCACAACGCCGAGCACGAGGACATGGGCATGATGGCCAACCTCGAAATCACTTGA
- a CDS encoding alpha/beta fold hydrolase: METLTAGGRRIRYDVTPGDPSRTPLLMCCGIGAGFEVLQPVVDVLDRTVIRFDVPGVGGSPSGLLPDGIPRMAWMVDRMLTQLGYDQVDVLGLSWGGALAQQLAVQHRRRVRRLVLVSTGTGVLMVPGKPTTLLRMITPRRFRDPGYAAGLAGLLYGGTARKHAGDILAVFKNQVSAGSMRGYMYQLLAGACWTSLPFLGLIRQPTLVLTGDDDPIVPVVNGRILARLIPHAELYVYPGGHVELVTEAPTLVPVITNFLRRTP, from the coding sequence GTGGAGACCCTGACCGCCGGCGGCCGCCGGATCCGGTACGACGTGACTCCTGGTGACCCCAGCCGAACCCCGCTGCTGATGTGCTGCGGCATCGGGGCCGGCTTCGAGGTCCTGCAGCCCGTCGTCGACGTACTGGATCGCACGGTGATCCGGTTCGACGTACCCGGTGTCGGCGGCTCGCCGAGCGGTCTGCTCCCGGACGGCATCCCCCGGATGGCCTGGATGGTCGACCGGATGCTGACCCAGCTCGGGTACGACCAGGTGGACGTCCTCGGACTGTCGTGGGGTGGAGCGCTCGCCCAGCAACTCGCGGTCCAGCACCGGCGGCGGGTCCGTCGGCTCGTGCTGGTCAGCACGGGCACTGGAGTCCTGATGGTGCCGGGCAAGCCGACCACGCTGCTGCGCATGATCACGCCACGGCGCTTCCGCGACCCTGGGTACGCCGCGGGCCTGGCCGGACTCCTGTATGGCGGCACGGCCCGCAAACACGCGGGCGACATCCTCGCGGTCTTCAAGAACCAGGTGAGCGCCGGATCGATGCGCGGCTACATGTACCAGCTGCTCGCCGGCGCCTGCTGGACCAGCCTGCCGTTCCTCGGGCTGATCCGGCAGCCGACGCTCGTACTCACCGGCGACGACGATCCGATCGTCCCGGTCGTCAACGGGCGCATCCTGGCCCGCCTGATCCCGCACGCCGAGCTGTACGTCTACCCCGGCGGGCACGTCGAGCTCGTCACCGAGGCACCGACCCTGGTGCCCGTCATCACCAACTTCTTGCGGAGGACGCCATGA
- a CDS encoding PHA/PHB synthase family protein: MSTPADDLAAPLDLLLTSAAVGPLRRFVPNAAWARMATGLAARPRTLGHRATGLAGELGRIAIGQSDRTPSRRDRRFSDPAWTRNPILRRIVQSYLAAADAAGALPADAELGWRDRQRMTFVVDNVVEALAPSNNPVLNPSAWKALIDTAGLSSLAGARNLVRDLSTAPRVPSMVEPTAFEVGTTVAATAGAVVFRNEIFELIQYTPQTEKVRTVPLLIVPPVINKYYVVDLAPGRSMVEYFVQQGQQVFTISWRNPDARHRDWDIDTYGAAILAAMDAVRRITRTDTTHLFATCSGGILASMLLGHLADSGELDRVAGFTLAVSVLDQSRAGLASAALDERMAAAAIASSASKGFLDGRALAEVFAWLRPTDLIWSYWVNNYLQGRAPAAFDVLFWNADTTRMTAALHRGFVELAMSNALTEPGAATMLGSAVDLGKVTTPSYIVAGISDHICPWQSCYRSTQLLGSESRFVLSTAGHIASMVNPPGNPKATYQVNDANPQDPDEWLRTATTRQGSWWPDYIAWLGQRSGRTKAAPKTLGGGGLTPLEDAPGSYVREN, from the coding sequence ATGAGCACGCCGGCTGATGACCTCGCCGCCCCGCTCGACCTGCTGCTCACCAGCGCCGCCGTCGGCCCGTTGCGCCGGTTCGTCCCGAACGCGGCCTGGGCCCGGATGGCGACCGGACTGGCCGCCCGGCCACGGACCCTCGGCCACCGGGCCACCGGCCTGGCCGGGGAGCTGGGACGGATCGCGATCGGCCAGTCCGACCGTACGCCGTCCCGCCGCGACCGCCGGTTCAGCGACCCCGCGTGGACGCGGAACCCGATCCTGCGCCGCATCGTGCAGAGCTACCTGGCCGCGGCCGACGCCGCCGGAGCGTTGCCTGCGGACGCCGAGCTGGGCTGGCGCGATCGGCAACGGATGACCTTCGTCGTCGACAACGTCGTCGAGGCGCTTGCCCCAAGCAACAACCCCGTGCTGAACCCGTCGGCCTGGAAGGCGTTGATCGACACCGCCGGCCTCAGCTCGCTGGCCGGCGCCCGCAACCTCGTCCGCGACCTGTCGACCGCGCCGCGGGTGCCGAGCATGGTCGAACCGACCGCCTTCGAGGTCGGCACGACGGTCGCGGCCACCGCCGGAGCCGTTGTCTTCCGCAACGAAATCTTCGAGCTGATCCAGTACACGCCGCAGACCGAGAAGGTCCGCACCGTCCCGTTGCTGATCGTCCCGCCGGTGATCAACAAGTACTACGTCGTCGATCTCGCACCGGGCCGCAGCATGGTCGAGTACTTCGTCCAGCAGGGCCAGCAGGTCTTCACGATCTCGTGGCGGAACCCGGACGCCCGGCACCGCGACTGGGACATCGACACCTACGGCGCGGCGATCCTGGCCGCGATGGACGCCGTACGGCGGATCACCCGGACCGACACCACGCACCTGTTCGCGACCTGCTCGGGCGGGATCCTCGCGTCGATGCTGCTCGGGCACCTCGCCGACAGCGGTGAGCTGGATCGGGTCGCCGGCTTCACGTTGGCGGTCTCGGTCCTCGACCAGAGCCGGGCCGGACTCGCGTCGGCCGCACTGGACGAGCGGATGGCCGCAGCCGCGATCGCATCGTCGGCGTCCAAGGGGTTCCTGGACGGACGGGCGCTGGCCGAGGTGTTCGCCTGGCTGCGTCCGACCGATCTGATCTGGAGCTACTGGGTCAACAACTACCTGCAGGGCCGGGCGCCGGCCGCGTTCGACGTGCTGTTCTGGAACGCCGACACGACCCGGATGACCGCCGCGCTGCACCGTGGGTTCGTCGAGCTGGCGATGTCGAACGCGCTCACGGAACCGGGCGCGGCGACGATGCTCGGCTCGGCCGTCGACCTCGGCAAGGTCACCACACCGTCGTACATCGTTGCCGGGATCTCCGATCACATCTGCCCGTGGCAGTCGTGCTACCGCAGTACGCAGCTGCTCGGCAGCGAGAGCAGGTTCGTCCTGTCGACGGCCGGCCATATCGCGTCGATGGTCAATCCGCCCGGCAACCCGAAGGCGACGTACCAGGTGAACGACGCCAACCCGCAGGACCCGGACGAGTGGTTGCGCACGGCAACGACCCGGCAGGGGTCCTGGTGGCCGGACTACATCGCCTGGCTCGGTCAGCGGAGCGGGCGCACGAAGGCAGCGCCGAAGACCCTGGGCGGCGGCGGACTGACACCACTCGAAGACGCCCCTGGCAGCTACGTCCGGGAGAACTGA
- a CDS encoding ArsR/SmtB family transcription factor codes for MAIEPRSVLAPDLSMLSVTLQALLGDGKGIPKLLRLRLLAVMHTPAGRAALRPMVAPPGQRRQIPSAVAPLTPVSDLSMETQVDALRSNHNDQLRNNLVEIFGDRIPPVWRAAAEQPARWSRALGDALADVWSGPGRDAWSRSRAALDSELRRQESLVGRAATHTLLNTLSPRIRFDRGAFVLDERVKVPVGNRKIVLAPMISAPDSMVVENSDPVAIVVGYPLPGALASWSPAGLPVRESSDALATVIGHVRAEILRRLVLPMSMSQLAAELNCAPSTATHHCNTLESAGLVERIRQGKSILVRRTSRGASLVDIFT; via the coding sequence ATGGCCATCGAACCGCGCTCCGTGCTGGCACCCGACCTGTCGATGCTGTCGGTGACGCTGCAGGCGTTGCTCGGCGACGGCAAGGGGATACCGAAGCTGCTGCGGCTGCGGTTGCTCGCCGTCATGCACACCCCGGCCGGCCGGGCGGCGCTGCGTCCGATGGTCGCGCCGCCGGGGCAACGCCGGCAGATCCCGTCCGCGGTCGCACCGCTCACCCCGGTGAGCGATCTGTCGATGGAGACCCAGGTCGACGCGCTGCGGTCCAACCACAACGACCAACTGCGGAACAACCTCGTCGAGATCTTCGGCGACCGCATCCCGCCGGTCTGGCGGGCGGCCGCCGAGCAGCCGGCCCGCTGGTCCCGTGCGCTGGGCGACGCACTCGCGGACGTGTGGTCCGGCCCGGGCCGCGACGCTTGGTCCCGGTCCCGTGCTGCCCTCGACAGCGAGCTGCGAAGGCAGGAGAGTCTGGTCGGCCGGGCCGCCACGCACACCTTGCTGAACACGCTCTCGCCGCGGATCCGGTTCGACCGCGGTGCGTTCGTCCTGGACGAACGGGTGAAGGTGCCGGTCGGGAACCGCAAGATCGTCCTGGCGCCGATGATCTCCGCGCCGGACTCGATGGTGGTGGAGAACAGCGACCCGGTCGCGATCGTGGTCGGCTACCCGCTGCCCGGTGCGCTCGCGTCCTGGTCGCCGGCCGGGCTTCCGGTCCGCGAGTCGAGCGACGCACTGGCCACCGTCATCGGCCACGTCCGGGCCGAGATCCTCCGCCGTCTGGTGCTGCCGATGAGCATGAGTCAACTGGCGGCCGAGCTCAACTGCGCGCCGAGCACCGCGACACATCACTGCAATACGCTGGAGTCGGCCGGTCTGGTCGAGCGCATCCGGCAGGGCAAAAGCATCCTGGTACGCCGCACCAGCCGCGGCGCGTCCCTCGTCGACATCTTCACCTGA
- a CDS encoding DUF2505 domain-containing protein, with product MQLTLATSYDASPEEVFAMITDITFQEQVFERLRVPSYDVVVGDAGEDLAVRFHWQTQPADVPVVARRFVGNTLELAQVKVWHRPDVDGAREADVDGEVTGVPVKVTGTTRIVPAGRGTTQAFDLHVTASVPMVGKGIEQVVADAVRVRLEKKFEVARAWLSGSL from the coding sequence ATGCAATTGACGCTCGCCACGTCGTACGACGCCTCTCCGGAGGAAGTGTTCGCGATGATCACCGACATCACGTTCCAGGAACAGGTGTTCGAGCGGCTGCGGGTGCCGTCGTACGACGTCGTGGTGGGGGATGCCGGTGAGGACCTGGCGGTGCGGTTCCACTGGCAGACGCAGCCGGCCGACGTACCGGTGGTTGCCCGGCGGTTCGTCGGGAACACGTTGGAGCTGGCGCAGGTCAAGGTGTGGCACCGGCCGGATGTCGACGGTGCGCGGGAGGCCGATGTCGACGGTGAGGTGACCGGCGTGCCGGTGAAGGTGACCGGCACCACCCGCATCGTGCCGGCCGGTCGGGGGACTACCCAGGCCTTCGACCTCCACGTCACGGCATCGGTGCCGATGGTTGGCAAGGGCATCGAGCAGGTCGTGGCGGACGCGGTTCGCGTCCGGCTGGAGAAGAAGTTCGAGGTCGCCAGGGCCTGGTTGTCCGGCTCGCTCTGA
- a CDS encoding PucR family transcriptional regulator, with the protein MTARTDGPEIEDLIDRLRARAAELIEAMASRIETEVEFYRTGGLVPPDALRASCGANFEFMIESLVGDGSDPVSARETGRLRAEQGAPLADVMAAYRVGTRYLWDVVLAEAAAARITDQVLVVASSRLWQMQSSYTDAMTDAYRDIQSRRLLEQDQQRSALVEALLEGRMPGGGTVWEAAELLRLPFKGPFVVVAAEVPEVGRQALPGAEERLRSTGLASAWRLLPELQIGVVCVPPGRLAVLADFLRKSATGRVGVSPPYDELDATGQAVRFARVALAGSTAASAVTLFEDSPLTIAAVAAPDVMQYFVRNVLGGLDDLPSDDREVLLETLAAWSTHNGSATETGEFLYCHPNTVRHRLHRIEERTGRSLNDPRSVAELLLALEAARTAL; encoded by the coding sequence ATGACCGCGCGCACCGACGGACCGGAGATCGAGGACCTGATCGACCGGCTGCGGGCACGCGCCGCCGAGTTGATCGAGGCGATGGCGTCCCGGATCGAGACCGAGGTCGAGTTCTACCGCACCGGCGGGCTGGTTCCGCCGGACGCGTTGCGCGCGTCGTGCGGGGCGAACTTCGAGTTCATGATCGAGTCGCTGGTCGGGGACGGCTCCGACCCGGTGTCGGCGCGCGAGACCGGTCGTCTGCGGGCTGAGCAGGGCGCTCCGCTGGCGGACGTGATGGCGGCGTACCGGGTGGGGACCCGCTACCTGTGGGACGTGGTGCTCGCCGAGGCGGCGGCGGCGCGGATCACCGATCAGGTCCTGGTGGTGGCGTCGAGCCGGTTGTGGCAGATGCAGTCGTCGTACACCGACGCGATGACGGACGCGTACCGCGACATCCAGTCGCGCCGGCTGCTCGAGCAGGATCAGCAGCGCTCCGCGCTGGTCGAGGCATTACTCGAAGGCCGGATGCCTGGCGGTGGGACGGTGTGGGAGGCTGCGGAGTTGCTGCGGCTGCCTTTCAAGGGACCGTTCGTGGTCGTGGCCGCGGAGGTGCCCGAGGTCGGTCGGCAGGCGTTGCCCGGGGCGGAGGAGCGGTTGCGATCGACGGGACTGGCGTCGGCCTGGCGGCTGCTGCCCGAGCTGCAGATCGGCGTCGTGTGCGTGCCGCCGGGGCGTCTCGCCGTACTCGCGGACTTCCTGCGCAAGTCGGCCACCGGCCGGGTCGGCGTGAGCCCGCCGTACGACGAACTGGACGCGACCGGGCAGGCCGTACGGTTCGCCCGCGTCGCGCTGGCGGGGTCGACGGCGGCCTCGGCGGTGACGTTGTTCGAGGACTCGCCGCTGACGATAGCGGCGGTCGCGGCCCCGGATGTCATGCAGTACTTCGTCCGCAACGTGCTCGGCGGGCTCGACGATCTCCCGTCCGACGATCGCGAGGTTCTGCTCGAGACGCTGGCCGCCTGGTCGACCCACAACGGCTCGGCCACCGAGACCGGCGAATTCCTCTACTGCCACCCGAACACGGTCCGGCACCGCCTGCACCGCATCGAGGAACGCACCGGCCGTTCGCTCAACGACCCGCGCTCAGTGGCCGAACTCCTTCTCGCCCTCGAGGCCGCCCGCACCGCCCTCTGA
- a CDS encoding LysR family transcriptional regulator, whose protein sequence is MMDLTMLRQFVVVARLEHLSRAADELRIAQPSLSRTIARLEHELGTPLFDRAARLRLNPAGVLFRGYAERALGELDAGRRAVAEATEQGSGTVRLAAENFLALTEPLAGFKRDHPTIEIELRQLPAEDMARRLRAQDIDLCVASQPVPSAGLESVVLLDEAVHVVTPLDHRLADRTSVRIEDLADEPFVTSRRGHWQRRLLDRLFAEHGLTPRIVCESDEAGAIQELIRAGLGIGFNPDIARRSAPGYPVAWIAVDHPDCRRTLSLLWSAGNRPATAAQLMRTAIASWNWKSEGGAGGLEGEKEFGH, encoded by the coding sequence ATGATGGATCTGACCATGCTCCGGCAGTTCGTCGTGGTCGCCCGGCTGGAGCACCTCAGCCGCGCGGCCGACGAGCTCCGCATCGCCCAGCCGTCGTTGAGCCGCACCATCGCCCGTCTCGAGCACGAGCTCGGTACGCCGTTGTTCGACCGCGCCGCCCGCCTGCGACTGAACCCGGCCGGCGTCCTCTTCCGCGGGTACGCCGAACGCGCACTCGGCGAGCTCGACGCCGGTCGACGAGCCGTCGCGGAGGCGACCGAGCAGGGATCGGGCACCGTGCGGCTGGCCGCTGAGAACTTCCTCGCCCTCACCGAACCGCTGGCCGGCTTCAAACGCGACCATCCCACCATCGAGATCGAGCTGCGGCAGCTGCCGGCCGAGGACATGGCCCGCCGGCTGCGGGCCCAGGACATCGACCTGTGCGTCGCCTCCCAGCCGGTGCCGAGCGCCGGCCTGGAATCCGTTGTCCTGCTGGACGAAGCCGTCCATGTGGTCACACCACTGGACCATCGGCTGGCGGACCGGACCTCGGTGCGCATCGAGGACCTGGCCGACGAGCCGTTCGTCACCTCCCGAAGGGGCCATTGGCAACGACGTCTCCTCGATCGGCTCTTCGCCGAGCACGGCCTGACGCCGAGGATCGTCTGTGAGAGCGACGAGGCCGGAGCCATCCAGGAGCTGATCCGCGCCGGCCTCGGCATCGGCTTCAACCCCGACATCGCCCGCCGCTCGGCCCCCGGTTACCCGGTCGCGTGGATCGCCGTCGACCACCCCGACTGCCGACGCACACTGTCGTTGCTCTGGAGCGCCGGCAATCGCCCGGCTACCGCCGCCCAACTGATGCGCACCGCCATCGCCAGCTGGAACTGGAAGTCAGAGGGCGGTGCGGGCGGCCTCGAGGGCGAGAAGGAGTTCGGCCACTGA
- a CDS encoding long-chain-fatty-acid--CoA ligase has product MTNLSLNLSESAAMYPDHPAIRLDDDVLRYTDLDDAAARVVTLLQEYGVRPGDRVGLMLPNIPEFAIVFYGVLRAGGIAVPMNPLLKRREVEYYLGDSGARVLFGWHEVAAEAEAGAKAAGAQLVAVVPQEFRALVADREPATELVSRDSDDTAVILYTSGTTGRPKGAELTHAGLNTNQAVSARTLFGIGPDDVVMGCLPLFHVFGLTCGLNTAIANGATLTLIPRFSPAKALEVIQRDRVTVFEGVPTMYAAMLGVPDRDGYDVTTLRTCVSGGAALPVEVLRGFEHAFGCIILEGYGLSETSPVASFNHPDAVRKPGSIGTPIEGVRMRVVDENREPVQPGEIGEIQIGGHNVMKSYWRKPDETTATIDADGWLSTGDMARQDEDGYFFIVDRKKDLLIRGGYNVYPREVEEVLYEHPAVAEAAVIGIPHASLGEEIGAAVALKDGTTATPEELRDFVKSRIAAYKYPRAVWIVDDLPKGPTGKIQRRAVVVPEGVLR; this is encoded by the coding sequence ATGACGAACCTCAGCCTGAACCTGTCCGAGTCCGCGGCCATGTACCCGGACCACCCCGCCATCCGGCTGGACGACGACGTCCTCCGCTACACCGACCTCGACGACGCCGCCGCACGCGTCGTCACCCTGCTCCAGGAGTACGGCGTCCGGCCCGGCGACCGGGTCGGCCTGATGCTGCCGAACATTCCCGAGTTCGCGATCGTCTTCTACGGCGTACTGCGGGCCGGCGGGATCGCCGTACCGATGAATCCGCTGCTGAAGCGGCGTGAGGTCGAGTACTACCTCGGCGACTCCGGGGCGCGCGTGCTGTTCGGCTGGCACGAGGTCGCGGCCGAAGCCGAGGCCGGCGCCAAGGCCGCCGGCGCGCAGCTGGTCGCGGTCGTACCGCAGGAGTTCCGTGCGCTCGTCGCCGACCGCGAGCCGGCAACGGAGCTCGTCAGCCGGGACAGCGACGACACGGCCGTGATCCTGTACACCTCCGGAACCACCGGCCGTCCGAAGGGTGCCGAACTGACCCATGCCGGTCTGAACACAAACCAGGCCGTGAGTGCGCGGACGCTGTTCGGGATCGGACCGGACGACGTGGTGATGGGCTGCCTGCCGCTGTTCCACGTGTTCGGACTGACCTGCGGCCTGAACACCGCGATCGCCAACGGCGCGACCCTGACCCTGATCCCGCGCTTCTCCCCCGCCAAGGCCCTGGAGGTCATCCAGCGCGACCGGGTCACCGTCTTCGAGGGTGTGCCGACCATGTACGCCGCGATGCTCGGCGTACCCGATCGGGACGGCTACGACGTCACCACGCTCCGGACCTGCGTGTCGGGTGGAGCCGCCCTTCCGGTCGAGGTGCTGCGCGGGTTCGAGCATGCGTTCGGCTGCATCATCCTCGAGGGCTACGGCCTGTCCGAGACCTCGCCGGTCGCGTCGTTCAACCACCCCGACGCGGTCCGCAAGCCGGGCTCGATCGGTACGCCGATCGAAGGTGTGCGGATGCGGGTCGTCGACGAGAACCGCGAGCCCGTGCAGCCTGGTGAGATCGGCGAGATCCAGATCGGCGGCCACAACGTGATGAAGTCGTACTGGCGTAAGCCCGACGAGACCACCGCGACCATCGACGCCGACGGCTGGCTCAGCACCGGCGACATGGCCCGGCAGGACGAGGACGGCTACTTCTTCATCGTCGACCGGAAGAAGGACCTGCTGATCCGCGGCGGCTACAACGTCTACCCGCGCGAGGTCGAGGAGGTGCTGTACGAGCACCCGGCCGTCGCCGAGGCGGCCGTGATCGGCATCCCGCACGCGTCCCTCGGCGAGGAGATCGGCGCCGCCGTCGCGCTCAAGGACGGTACGACGGCGACCCCGGAGGAACTGCGCGACTTCGTCAAGAGCCGGATCGCGGCGTACAAGTACCCGCGGGCCGTCTGGATCGTCGACGATCTGCCGAAGGGCCCGACCGGCAAGATCCAGCGCCGCGCGGTCGTCGTACCCGAAGGAGTACTGCGATGA